A genomic window from Balaenoptera acutorostrata chromosome 20, mBalAcu1.1, whole genome shotgun sequence includes:
- the RFNG gene encoding beta-1,3-N-acetylglucosaminyltransferase radical fringe isoform X1, which produces MSCARGALCRACLALAAALAALLLLPLPLPRAPAPAPTRAPAPGPGPRAPPARPATAPRLRPDDVFIAVKTTRKNHGPRLGLLLRTWISRARRQTFIFTDGDDPELQLQEGSHVVNTNCSAVHTRQALCCKMSVEYDKFIESGRKWFCHVDDDNYVNPKGLLQLLSTFSPSQDVYLGRPSLDHPIEATERVQGGGTVTTVKFWFATGGAGFCLSRGLALKMSPWASLGSFMSTAERVRLPDDCTVGYIVEGLLGARLLHSSLFHSHLESLQRLPPDTLLQQVTLSYGGPENPHNVVNVAGGFSLQQDPTRLTPTSLTGLSLSTAFFIRTRTGVLCRSGVTSPLGEPRRPTQICLWLCPRCKWAPPA; this is translated from the exons ATGAGCTGCGCGAGGGGGGCGCTGTGCCGGGCCTGCCTCGCGCTGGCCGCGGCCCTGGccgcgctgctgctgctgccactgccgCTACCCCGCGCGCCCGCGCCGGCCCCGACCCGggccccggcccccggccccggcccccgcGCTCCCCCTGCCCGGCCCGCCACCGCCCCCCGCCTGCGGCCCGACGACGTCTTCATCGCGGTCAAGACCACCCGGAAGAACCACGGGCCGcgcctggggctgctgctgcgcACCTGGATCTCCCGGGCCCGACGGCAG ACGTTCATCTTTACCGACGGGGATGACCCTGAGCTACAGCTCCAGGAAG GCAGCCACGTCGTCAACACCAACTGCTCAGCCGTGCACACacgccaggctctgtgctgcAAGATGTCAGTGGAATACGACAAGTTCATTGAGTCTGGACGCAA GTGGTTCTGCCATGTGGACGATGACAACTACGTAAACCCCAAAGGCCTGCTGCAGCTGCTGTCCACCTTCTCACCCAGCCAGGACGTCTACCTGGGGCGGCCCAGCCTGGACCACCCCATCGAGGCCACAGAGAGGGTCCAAGGAGGTGGAACC GTGACCACGGTCAAGTTCTGGTTTGCTACCGGAGGGGCCGGGTTCTGCTTGAGCAGAGGCCTTGCACTCAAGATGAGCCCATGGGCCAG CCTGGGCAGTTTCATGAGCACAGCCGAGCGGGTTCGGCTGCCGGACGACTGCACGGTGGGCTACATTGTGGAGGGGCTGCTGGGTGCCCGCCTGCTGCACAGCTCGCTGTTCCACTCCCACCTGGAGAGCCTGCAGAGGCTGCCGCCCGACACCCTGCTCCAGCAG gtCACCTTGAGCTACGGGGGTCCTGAGAACCCACATAATGTGGTGAACGTGGCCGGAGGCTTCAGCCTGCAGCAGGACCCCACGCG CCTGACTCCCACTTCCCTCACAGGTTTAAGTCTGTCCACTGCCTTCTTTATCCGGACACGGACTGGTGTTCTGTGCAGAAGCGGAGTGACCTCGCCTCTCGGTGAACCTCGACGTCCGACCCAAATATGCCTCTGGCTCTGCCCCAGGTGCAAGTGGGCGCCGCCTGCCTGA
- the RFNG gene encoding beta-1,3-N-acetylglucosaminyltransferase radical fringe isoform X2: MSCARGALCRACLALAAALAALLLLPLPLPRAPAPAPTRAPAPGPGPRAPPARPATAPRLRPDDVFIAVKTTRKNHGPRLGLLLRTWISRARRQTFIFTDGDDPELQLQEGSHVVNTNCSAVHTRQALCCKMSVEYDKFIESGRKWFCHVDDDNYVNPKGLLQLLSTFSPSQDVYLGRPSLDHPIEATERVQGGGTVTTVKFWFATGGAGFCLSRGLALKMSPWASLGSFMSTAERVRLPDDCTVGYIVEGLLGARLLHSSLFHSHLESLQRLPPDTLLQQVTLSYGGPENPHNVVNVAGGFSLQQDPTRFKSVHCLLYPDTDWCSVQKRSDLASR; this comes from the exons ATGAGCTGCGCGAGGGGGGCGCTGTGCCGGGCCTGCCTCGCGCTGGCCGCGGCCCTGGccgcgctgctgctgctgccactgccgCTACCCCGCGCGCCCGCGCCGGCCCCGACCCGggccccggcccccggccccggcccccgcGCTCCCCCTGCCCGGCCCGCCACCGCCCCCCGCCTGCGGCCCGACGACGTCTTCATCGCGGTCAAGACCACCCGGAAGAACCACGGGCCGcgcctggggctgctgctgcgcACCTGGATCTCCCGGGCCCGACGGCAG ACGTTCATCTTTACCGACGGGGATGACCCTGAGCTACAGCTCCAGGAAG GCAGCCACGTCGTCAACACCAACTGCTCAGCCGTGCACACacgccaggctctgtgctgcAAGATGTCAGTGGAATACGACAAGTTCATTGAGTCTGGACGCAA GTGGTTCTGCCATGTGGACGATGACAACTACGTAAACCCCAAAGGCCTGCTGCAGCTGCTGTCCACCTTCTCACCCAGCCAGGACGTCTACCTGGGGCGGCCCAGCCTGGACCACCCCATCGAGGCCACAGAGAGGGTCCAAGGAGGTGGAACC GTGACCACGGTCAAGTTCTGGTTTGCTACCGGAGGGGCCGGGTTCTGCTTGAGCAGAGGCCTTGCACTCAAGATGAGCCCATGGGCCAG CCTGGGCAGTTTCATGAGCACAGCCGAGCGGGTTCGGCTGCCGGACGACTGCACGGTGGGCTACATTGTGGAGGGGCTGCTGGGTGCCCGCCTGCTGCACAGCTCGCTGTTCCACTCCCACCTGGAGAGCCTGCAGAGGCTGCCGCCCGACACCCTGCTCCAGCAG gtCACCTTGAGCTACGGGGGTCCTGAGAACCCACATAATGTGGTGAACGTGGCCGGAGGCTTCAGCCTGCAGCAGGACCCCACGCG GTTTAAGTCTGTCCACTGCCTTCTTTATCCGGACACGGACTGGTGTTCTGTGCAGAAGCGGAGTGACCTCGCCTCTCGGTGA